A section of the Alkalihalobacillus sp. LMS39 genome encodes:
- a CDS encoding guanylate kinase — protein MYNLKEKEMIFVFTGPDGSGRKTVARLAGDTLNMEGVISSTTRAKRPYENEDIDYHYLSKEDFEKAAANDEFIEKVEINGHLYGIKEKEVEEKFKKNGCIYLVLNKEGANILKELYGDKVIRLFLYADRVTVQKRQQERGDSLEVIDAHMSHYDEEMEYKNECEHAFENYELAHTVFEVTNKIEKYLTGALPLQK, from the coding sequence ATGTATAATTTAAAGGAAAAAGAAATGATTTTTGTTTTTACTGGTCCGGATGGTTCAGGGAGAAAAACGGTAGCGAGATTAGCTGGAGATACGTTGAACATGGAAGGTGTTATTTCTTCAACAACAAGAGCAAAAAGACCATATGAAAATGAAGATATCGACTATCATTATTTATCGAAAGAAGATTTTGAGAAAGCAGCTGCAAATGATGAGTTTATTGAAAAAGTAGAAATTAACGGTCATTTATATGGAATAAAGGAAAAAGAAGTAGAAGAAAAATTCAAAAAAAATGGCTGTATTTACTTAGTCCTTAACAAAGAAGGGGCAAATATACTAAAAGAATTGTACGGAGATAAAGTCATTCGTTTATTTTTATATGCTGACAGGGTAACTGTCCAAAAACGACAACAAGAACGTGGTGATTCACTTGAAGTTATTGATGCTCATATGAGTCATTATGACGAGGAAATGGAATATAAAAATGAGTGCGAGCATGCATTTGAAAATTATGAGCTTGCCCACACCGTCTTTGAAGTGACGAATAAAATAGAAAAATACTTAACAGGGGCATTGCCGTTACAGAAATAA
- a CDS encoding MBL fold metallo-hydrolase, whose amino-acid sequence MKSNVTSLGNRIFIIDGYDLHMPERTGAYVIVDDDITIVETGPSLSVPHILQGLQELQIQLEDVRNIIVTHIHLDHAGGAGLLLQHCPQAKVYVHPKGARHLINPSRLIAGAKAVYGDTFDTLFDPIYAIPEENVISKGDGDTLQIGQYCELSFLDTPGHANHHMSIYDPISNGIFTGDTLGVRYQSLEENGVPLFLPSTSPNQFNPDAMLSSINRVKKLQVDKIYFGHYSASTNVNEVYTQLQYWLPRFVEEGEKAMRHGKDHTSLSESLVEQISDHLHKKGVSPSHPAFTMIQLDMKICAMGILDYIAERDER is encoded by the coding sequence ATGAAATCTAACGTAACTTCACTCGGGAACCGTATTTTTATCATTGATGGGTACGACCTTCACATGCCGGAACGAACAGGGGCTTATGTCATTGTTGATGATGACATTACGATAGTGGAAACCGGTCCTAGTTTATCTGTCCCTCATATTTTACAAGGACTTCAAGAACTTCAAATCCAATTAGAAGATGTTCGAAACATCATTGTTACGCACATTCATTTAGACCATGCTGGTGGAGCAGGTCTCCTCCTCCAACATTGCCCGCAAGCTAAAGTGTATGTTCATCCTAAAGGTGCTCGCCACCTCATCAATCCTAGCCGCTTAATTGCAGGGGCAAAAGCCGTATATGGTGACACATTTGATACGTTGTTTGATCCAATTTATGCTATTCCAGAAGAGAACGTCATTAGTAAAGGCGATGGTGATACATTACAAATCGGACAATATTGCGAGCTTTCTTTTCTAGATACACCAGGGCATGCCAATCACCATATGAGTATTTATGACCCAATTAGCAATGGAATTTTCACAGGAGACACATTAGGTGTACGTTATCAATCATTAGAAGAAAATGGTGTTCCATTATTTTTACCTTCTACCTCACCTAATCAATTTAACCCTGATGCGATGCTATCTTCTATTAATCGGGTGAAAAAGTTACAAGTTGATAAAATTTATTTTGGTCATTACAGTGCTTCGACAAATGTTAACGAGGTATATACGCAACTCCAATACTGGCTTCCTCGCTTTGTTGAAGAAGGAGAAAAAGCTATGAGGCACGGGAAAGATCATACTTCATTATCTGAAAGTTTAGTCGAGCAAATTAGCGACCACCTACATAAAAAAGGAGTATCTCCTTCCCACCCGGCATTTACGATGATTCAACTTGATATGAAAATTTGCGCCATGGGTATCCTCGATTATATAGCAGAGCGTGATGAAAGATAG